Sequence from the Aquimarina sp. Aq107 genome:
TACTATTAATTTAGTTTTAAAACGATCTACTCCTTCTGTCTGTCAACAAAGAAACATTGGTATTAAATTAAGTTCTAATCCTTTTATTTTATTATGTGACGATGATTTAGTTTTCGAAGAAGAATATATAGTAACATTATATGAATATTTAAAAAAAAATCCTTCTAAAAATGCCGCTAGCGGAATAATTTTAGAAAAAAACACAAAAGATGAATGGGCATACGCCAATGAAATTTCTAACATCAAATTATTTTATAATTGGTTTTTTGGACTTTCCATCTTTTCTGACTTATCTAAAAAGAGAAAAGGTAATATTCTCATTAATCGAATAAAAACTAAATTATACAATAGAGGAAATCAAATCTCAAAAGCAGGTTGGCCTATTTTTGTTACTTGGAATAAGGATGAAAATGATTTTCCTTTTTTTTCATTAATGGGTGCTATGATAAAAAAGCCAGAAAAAGAATTATTTGATCCTATTTTTGTTTTTAATGGCATTGGAGATAATTATGATGCTTGTATTAAATTAGGTTTCGATATTACTATCCTAAAAAAGGTTAAAGCTTTTCATTACAAAGAAATAACGAATCGAATCAATCCAAAAGAGGCTTACTATTACCGAACTTCTGCATTACATTATATACTACTTAACAATTCTAATTTCTCTAGTTCAAATCGTTTATTTTTACTTTGGTCCCTGATTGGAGTTTTAATTGCAAACTTTCTTAAAATGGATACAGAAATGATAAAATATAATCTGATATTAATCTTCAGGATATTATTTAAAAAAAATCTATATCAACAAGAAACCCTTAATAGTATCAGTACATAACAATAATTAAAACATTTGATTTCAAATTTTGAAAAAATTAATTGAACATATAAAATATCTAATTCCTCAATCTAAAAGGAAAAGACTTCCCTTTTTCTTTTCTATTTCAATTGTCAATTCAATTTTAGACTTCATTTCCATCGCGTTTTTAACACCATTTATTCTATTAATAATTGATAAACAGAAAGTAGATGATTTTTTGGTTTCCCATTTTGGTATTACTTATCAAGAAAAGCATATACTATATGCCCTTATAACTCTAATAGTTTTTTATTTACTAAAAAATTTACTCCAAACTAAAATTGTATCCCAACAATCAAAATACCTCTACTCTATTGGTACTTTGTTATCTAAGAAACTAGTATCCAATTTTACCTATGGAAACTATGAAAAATATTACCTCATCGATAAAGGACAATTAATCAGAGATTTTCATAAACTTCCAACTATTTTCGTAACTAATATTCTTATCCCAATTTACCACTTGACGTCTGAAATAATTATATTATCTATGATTATGATAGCAGGGTTTATTCTCAATCCTTTGGCAACCATTTTTTCTATAGTTTTTGTCTCTATTTCTGCACTATTACTACTGTTTTTACGGAAAGGGAAAACACAACATTTTAATGAAATTATTTCTAAATCGTATAGAGATACCTTAAATAATTTAATGAATATCTTAAACGGAATCATCGAAATAAAAAGTTCTAAATCAGAAAGCGATTTCATTAATCGATTTGGCAAATCCTATGAGGAACAAAATGATACGCTAGCATCATTAAGTACTTTTAAACAAAATAATGTACGATATCTCGAAGTAATGACAATTGTTTTTATTTCATTTTCTATTGCTTTCATATTATTAAACTCAAGTTCAATGAAAGATTTGGTACTACTTTCATTTTATGGTAGTGCTGTTATTAAAATTATTCCGTCATTCAATAAAATCATTAATGCATACATAGATTTAAAAAGTAACAAACATGCGGTTGATATTTTAGCATCTTACAAATTTGATCAACCAAATGAACTAAATGACAATCCATTCGAAAATTCTTTACGATTAGAAAACATTAATTTTAATTACCCTAATAATGATTTAATTATATCTAATTGTAGCTTAGAAATAAAGAAAGGGGATTTTATCGGAATTATGGGTAAATCTGGTTGCGGAAAAACAACCTTACTACATATTATCTGTAGAATGCTTCCATTTAAATCAGGTAAGATTGTATTAGATGAAAATGCTATTACAAATACAGCATCGTTTCCTTTTGTATATATGTTATCACAACATTCATTTATTTTTCAAGGAACATTGATTGAAAATATAACAATGAATAAAACAGAAGATATTGATTATAACTACATAAATCACCTCTTTGATAGTTTTGATTTAAAAGATTGGCTATTAAATTTAGATGAAGGTTTTGACACTGTATTAAACATTGATAGTAAAAGTATTTCTGGCGGACAAAAACAACGTTTAGCTTTAATAAGAGCCTTGTACACAAGACCAAAAATTCTATTACTTGATGAAGCTACCAATCAATTAAATGAAGATTTAGAGATAAAAATCATGACATATTTAAAAAATGAAACAACAAAAAATGAATTATCAATAGTTGCTGTTTTTCATAATAAAGACCTCTCTAAATTTGCCGAAAAACATTATACATTTCGCAACAGCAATCTCATAAAGGGATGAAAAAAAAGTTGTTACTTATTACGCCACTATTTCCAGGAAACAAAGATGAGGATACTATTGTACCTTTTATTTATCAATTCTGTAATTATTTAGATACTAATTACAATGATCTAGAAATAGATGTAATTACACTCCGATATCCTATTAAAAAAAAGGAATACAATATTAACTCTATTAAGATATATGCAATAGGAGGAGGATTTAAAACCAAATTGAATAGCATTTTAGTGATTAGTAAAGCATTTATCAAAGCTCTTAAACTTTTTCGTAGAAATGATTATGATGGAATATTATCTTTCTGGTATAGTGACACTGCTATCCTCGGTAAATTACTTAAGTTTATTTTTAGGGTTAAGCATTTTACTTGGTTGCAAGGACAAGATGTAAAAGCAAATAACAAATATTTTAAACTCTTCAGACCATCCGCAGATCAATTGATTGTCGTCGGAAAAAACCATCAAAAAGTTTTAAAAAAACATTGGGGTATTACTGCTAAAAAAATTGCTAATGTAGCTGTAGACACCAATACCTTTCCGGAACTTAATACTGGAACAAGAACCATTGATATTATTGGTGTAGGAAATCTGGGCGCATTAAAAAACTATTCATTTTTTATTGAAATCATTTTCGAGTTAAAAAAGATATTGAACACTATAAATGTTGTTATCTGTGGAGATGGAGAAGAAAAAGAAATTCTCACTGCCAAAATCGACACACTAGGATTAAGAGAAAATATTACATTAATGGGGTATGTACCCAATAATGAGGTTCGAAATCTTTTAAATAATAGTAAACTGTTATTACATACGTCACAATTCGAAGGTAATTCCATGGTTGTTCAAGAAGCTCTGTATAGTGGCTGCAAAGTAATTAGTACATTCCCGTTATCAGAAAACATAACGAACTTTTTCTATGAAGACAATAAAGTAGACTTAATTAAAACATCAACGGGTTTATTGAATAAAAAACAAGAAATTCAACGGGTTAGGCATTTTAAAATAGAAGAGACTGCTGCTGTAATCTATTCTTGTTTTTTTGATTCTAAATAATGAAAAGTTTGATAAATATCTTCAGCTATTGCTTTATGAGTCAATTTATCTTCTACACATTGCAACAATTCTGATTGTTTTTTAGAATAATCTATAGTTTTTGTTTCACAAAATGCATTAAATAGTTGTTCTCCATTACCTGGTTCAAACAATAAAGCACAGGCTCCATTATTAGTCATATAATTAAAAGACGGAATACTAGTTACAATCGGAACACAACCACAGGTCATTGCCTCTGCAAGTGCAAATCCACTACCCTCATAATGAGATCCCAAAACAAAATACTCATGAGTTTGATATA
This genomic interval carries:
- a CDS encoding glycosyltransferase family A protein yields the protein MISVVIPTRNRLESLNRVLNSLYNQTLKPKEIIIIDSSDQVFTAKDLIKSPNTINLVLKRSTPSVCQQRNIGIKLSSNPFILLCDDDLVFEEEYIVTLYEYLKKNPSKNAASGIILEKNTKDEWAYANEISNIKLFYNWFFGLSIFSDLSKKRKGNILINRIKTKLYNRGNQISKAGWPIFVTWNKDENDFPFFSLMGAMIKKPEKELFDPIFVFNGIGDNYDACIKLGFDITILKKVKAFHYKEITNRINPKEAYYYRTSALHYILLNNSNFSSSNRLFLLWSLIGVLIANFLKMDTEMIKYNLILIFRILFKKNLYQQETLNSIST
- a CDS encoding ABC transporter ATP-binding protein codes for the protein MKKLIEHIKYLIPQSKRKRLPFFFSISIVNSILDFISIAFLTPFILLIIDKQKVDDFLVSHFGITYQEKHILYALITLIVFYLLKNLLQTKIVSQQSKYLYSIGTLLSKKLVSNFTYGNYEKYYLIDKGQLIRDFHKLPTIFVTNILIPIYHLTSEIIILSMIMIAGFILNPLATIFSIVFVSISALLLLFLRKGKTQHFNEIISKSYRDTLNNLMNILNGIIEIKSSKSESDFINRFGKSYEEQNDTLASLSTFKQNNVRYLEVMTIVFISFSIAFILLNSSSMKDLVLLSFYGSAVIKIIPSFNKIINAYIDLKSNKHAVDILASYKFDQPNELNDNPFENSLRLENINFNYPNNDLIISNCSLEIKKGDFIGIMGKSGCGKTTLLHIICRMLPFKSGKIVLDENAITNTASFPFVYMLSQHSFIFQGTLIENITMNKTEDIDYNYINHLFDSFDLKDWLLNLDEGFDTVLNIDSKSISGGQKQRLALIRALYTRPKILLLDEATNQLNEDLEIKIMTYLKNETTKNELSIVAVFHNKDLSKFAEKHYTFRNSNLIKG
- a CDS encoding glycosyltransferase, yielding MKKKLLLITPLFPGNKDEDTIVPFIYQFCNYLDTNYNDLEIDVITLRYPIKKKEYNINSIKIYAIGGGFKTKLNSILVISKAFIKALKLFRRNDYDGILSFWYSDTAILGKLLKFIFRVKHFTWLQGQDVKANNKYFKLFRPSADQLIVVGKNHQKVLKKHWGITAKKIANVAVDTNTFPELNTGTRTIDIIGVGNLGALKNYSFFIEIIFELKKILNTINVVICGDGEEKEILTAKIDTLGLRENITLMGYVPNNEVRNLLNNSKLLLHTSQFEGNSMVVQEALYSGCKVISTFPLSENITNFFYEDNKVDLIKTSTGLLNKKQEIQRVRHFKIEETAAVIYSCFFDSK